CCGAAGAAGCCGCAGCAGAGCGTCTGGAAGCCAAACGCCAGCGCGTAGTGACCGATATGGACGAGAAAGACCTGGCGCGCGAACTCAAGCGACTGGAGAAGGACATGATGACGGCGGCAAAGAATCTGGAGTTCGAAAAAGCCGCGCAATTGCGCGATCAACTCAAGACGCTGCGCGAACGCGCGTTCGGGCACGACTGACGCGTGTTGCAGATCATTTATCAGGATGAAGACCTGGTCGCCATCCACAAACCTGCCGGCCTGCTGGTACACCGCTCCATGCTGGACCGGCACGAAACGCGTTTTGCCGTGCAGTTATTGCGCGACCAGCTGGGGCGTCGGGTCTATCCGGCACACCGGCTGGACAAGGGCACATCTGGCCTGTTGTTGTTCGGGCTGACCCCCGAGAGCGGCCGCGCCATGGCAATGGCTTTTGAAGCGCAAGGTGTAGAAAAACGCTATCACGCCATTGTGCGCGGCTGGCCAGATGCCAATGGAGTGATTGATCATGCCCTCGCCAAACAGCTTGATGAATCTGAAATCCGCGCCGGTGCGCCGCAAGGCCCCATCCAGCCGGCCTGCACGCATTTTGAACGCCTGGCAATCACCGAGCAGCCCTGGAGCGTCGATCGCTACCCGCACACGCGCTATGCACTCATGGCGCTAGCGCCGGTCACGGGGCGGCGGCATCAGTTACGCCGCCATATGAAACACATCAGCCACCCCATCATTGGCGACGCCACGTACGGCAAAGGGATTCACAACCGCAAATTTGCCGAAGAACTGGGGGTCAACCGGCTCTTTCTGGCCTGTAGCCAAATGACGTTTTTGCATCCGGTCACGGGAGAACCCCTGTCGCTGCACTGCCCGCTGGCGGACGAGTTTGCCGCCGTGATCAGCGCCCTGGGCTGGGCCGTACCGTAAGCGGCAGGCCGAAAACAAAAAACCCGCCATTGGCGGGTTTTTTGCTGGATACGGCAACAACGATCAGGCGCGACGCTTGAATTCGTAGGTGCGGGTATCGATTTCGATCTTGTCGCCGATTTCAACGAAAGCAGCAACCGGGATCTCAACGGTGGAGCCCTTCAGCTTGGCAGGCTTCATCACCTTGCCCGAAGTATCGCCACGGACGGCCGGTTCGGTGTATTCCACTTCGCGCACGATGGTGGTCGGCAGTTCAACAGAGATCGCCTTGCCTTCGTAGAAGGTCACTTCACAGTGTTCTTCCATGCCGTCAACGATGAACGCAGCAGCGTCACCGACGTTTTCGGCTTCCACTTCGTACTGGTTGTATTCGGAATCCATGAACACGTACATCGGGTCAGCAAAGTACGAGTAGGTGCAGTCTTTCTTGTCCAGCACAACCACGTCGAACTTGTCGTCGGCCTTGTACACTGCTTCGGACGGGCTGTCGTTCAGCAGGTTCTTCATCTTCATCTTCACAACAGCCGAGTTACGACCCGACTTGTTGTATTCGGTTTTCTGCACAACGAGCGGTTGACCATCAACCATGATCACGTTGCCAGAGCGGACTTCCTGTGCGGTCTTCATTTGCTAAAGTTTCCTGATTGCCAAAGGCCTGGATGGGGTTTGCGAATGCTGCCCAGGTGCGCTTATCAATAGCAATCACAGCGGGCGGCAAATAAAACGAAACTTGGTAACCTGCTATTTTAACTTGGTTTTGGCAAATTTGACCAGATTGCCGGCAAGATTGCCAAGTGCATCCAGACGCGCCGACCAGGTTCTTGCATAGCCCTGCCACTGCGGCAACAAGGCGCGCAGCAGCGCCCACTGCCCCGGTACCAGCGCGCCACGGTTCCAGGCCAGCCAGAACGCGCGCAGCACTTGCGCATCCTGCGCGGGCCAATGGCGCGTATAGCGATCAACAAATGCTTCCAGTTTGATCTCGTGCGCGGCGTCATCCTGCGGGTAAATGTGCCAGACCGACGGATGCATGGCGTGCTGGGCCCGGACAAAGCTGTCCTCGCCCCGCACAAAGTTCAGATCGCAACTCCACAGCAGCTGGTCGTACCGATGCTGCGGCAGCATGGGCACTGTATATATATTCAGTGCGTCCACCTGCACGTGCTGACCCGGGGTCAGCGTGCCATGCCCGATCGCCGCCGCTACTTGCGGCAGCGCCCGCCCCATGGGCACCAGCAGATTGACGGGCTCGCCACTGGCCCGCAACTGGCCGATCAGGTCAGCGATGGCCGAATTCTCGTAGGCAAACAGACTGAGGGTGGTGATATCCGGCCGCGCCACGCCAAGGCCGGCCAGCAAGGCAAAGCGGTCTTGCGTTGTCCACGCCGCCCGGGCCGCCAGCATGCGCTGTTCCGCCAGCACCCCACCGGTGCCCGGCGCAAAACCCGGAAAGAAGAAATACTTGGTCAGACCGCCGCCCTGGGGCGAAGCCATACCATGGCAACTGATCACCCAGTCCTCTGCCGACAGATATTCCAGGTTCAGCCATACAGGCGTCACAGACCGCGCCCGCATGGCCGCTTTCTGGCTGGCAGGCAACTCGCAGGCAAAGGCTTCAATCACGACATCAGCGTCATCGGCCGGTTGCGCCGCCGCATGCCAATGGCAAATGCGTACCCCTTCCAGCAACTGCTCTTCAGCATCGGCCCGTACCGGCGCGATATGGCCAAAGGCGACCAGATCATCCACCCAGAGGGTCACTTGCTCGTCATATTCAAGGTGCAATTGACGTGCCAGACGCCAGCACACACCGATGTCACCGTAGTTGTCGACCACCCGGCAAAACACGCTCCAGCTCATTGTCATTCTCACACAAACCTTACACGAAACGGTTTTTAGCTAAAATAATACATTTTTGGGCTTGCAAAACCGATAAACGGCAATTTCCGGGAAAGCAACAAACTTACAAAATTTGGTAAGACTTAGGGAAGAAAACCCATATTTCTTACGTTTGTAAATCATGCTTTTCATCAAAAAAACAATACAAACTCATTATTTATAAAGAGTTTTTTAAAAAAACGCCTCGTCAAAAATCTCGTATTTGTAAATATTGCGATGCAGCAAATATCATTCCAGTTTTTGTAAACTTACAAATTCTTTCGATTTAAGTTAAATTTAATAAATAGTATTTGAAAGCAGTTTACTTACTTGTTAGAATTTGTCCTGATGCGATGAGTCAAGGAACTCGTCAGTACATCGCAAGGTGACACGGCCTCAGACCTAACAAAACACG
This is a stretch of genomic DNA from Silvimonas iriomotensis. It encodes these proteins:
- the earP gene encoding elongation factor P maturation arginine rhamnosyltransferase EarP, whose translation is MTMSWSVFCRVVDNYGDIGVCWRLARQLHLEYDEQVTLWVDDLVAFGHIAPVRADAEEQLLEGVRICHWHAAAQPADDADVVIEAFACELPASQKAAMRARSVTPVWLNLEYLSAEDWVISCHGMASPQGGGLTKYFFFPGFAPGTGGVLAEQRMLAARAAWTTQDRFALLAGLGVARPDITTLSLFAYENSAIADLIGQLRASGEPVNLLVPMGRALPQVAAAIGHGTLTPGQHVQVDALNIYTVPMLPQHRYDQLLWSCDLNFVRGEDSFVRAQHAMHPSVWHIYPQDDAAHEIKLEAFVDRYTRHWPAQDAQVLRAFWLAWNRGALVPGQWALLRALLPQWQGYARTWSARLDALGNLAGNLVKFAKTKLK
- the efp gene encoding elongation factor P, with the protein product MKTAQEVRSGNVIMVDGQPLVVQKTEYNKSGRNSAVVKMKMKNLLNDSPSEAVYKADDKFDVVVLDKKDCTYSYFADPMYVFMDSEYNQYEVEAENVGDAAAFIVDGMEEHCEVTFYEGKAISVELPTTIVREVEYTEPAVRGDTSGKVMKPAKLKGSTVEIPVAAFVEIGDKIEIDTRTYEFKRRA
- a CDS encoding pseudouridine synthase, which gives rise to MLQIIYQDEDLVAIHKPAGLLVHRSMLDRHETRFAVQLLRDQLGRRVYPAHRLDKGTSGLLLFGLTPESGRAMAMAFEAQGVEKRYHAIVRGWPDANGVIDHALAKQLDESEIRAGAPQGPIQPACTHFERLAITEQPWSVDRYPHTRYALMALAPVTGRRHQLRRHMKHISHPIIGDATYGKGIHNRKFAEELGVNRLFLACSQMTFLHPVTGEPLSLHCPLADEFAAVISALGWAVP